TTTTCGACGTGGCGCGCACGGATATCTGCGTCATCAGCGAGATGGGTCTTTTTACCAAGGTCAACCCCGCTTTCTGCGCCATGGTCGGTTACGCCAGCAATGAACTCGTGGGGCGAGAGTATTCGATGTGCGCCCCGTCCGCGGTCGTGGCCGTTAAAGACAAGTTTCTGGCCGCCAACC
The window above is part of the Betaproteobacteria bacterium genome. Proteins encoded here:
- a CDS encoding PAS domain S-box protein; the encoded protein is MNTSTELEDLDLLATVFDVARTDICVISEMGLFTKVNPAFCAMVGYASNELVGREYSMCAPSAVVAVKDKFLAANLADSPKVPAEWQIRRRDG